The stretch of DNA ACTCTCCCAGCGGCATACGTGAGATCGGAATCGGCCCGAAAGAATACAGAATGCCTACAAGGAACGATAATCCTCCGAGCAGCAGCACAAGCAGATCTGTCCGCACATAAAGTGCGATGCCTCCGCCTATTGCAAGGATCAGCAGCCCGAACAGCACGCAGAGGACAGCAGACTCTCTTAGCTTCCCTTGGACAATCGGGTTATGCACTTCATAGCCATAGCCTCTCCTGCTCTCTGCCTTCTTGAAGTCAAAATAGTTATTCAACACCGTTGTTGCCATATCAAACGCAAGCAGCGAGCACAGCATAATCATAAAGTTAATCCAGCCAAAGGCCTGAAATCGAAACGCAGCGTATAAAGAGCCCATAAGAAAAGGAATAAGGCTCGCCAGCTTGGTCCGCAGCTCCACCAATTGTACAAAGCGGCTGAGGGTCATCTTCATCTCCATCCTTGCTCGGGTCTATTTTTGTTAAAAACATGATATCTTAACTTTAAAAAAATATCGCCGATATTGTTCATTGACATCCCGCTTCAGTGTCTATATAAACAAAGCACCAGTATGCGGAAGGGACTCCCTTCCGCATACTGGTGCTATCTCTGCTTGCTATTCATCTGTCGCCATCATGCCGTTGAAGAAGATCTCCACGACTTGCCCTGCCAAGCTAGAGGCATCCTTATACCCCGTTAGCAAATAAGTAAAGGTCAGCTGCTCGATCACACCCATGAGAGCCGCAGAGGCAATCTCCATATCCAGATCGTTCCTGAAGTAGCCGGCCTCTTGTTCAACAATAAGATTCTCCTGCATCATCTCTGCAATTTCGGCCTTAATCTCGTCCGCTTCACCAGCTGCCCTCAGCCCGATTCTTGTCAAATCCCCATGCAGGATGAAGAATGAGAATATCCGTTCCAATCCGGCCTTAATGCGAGCAGGCAAGTGTTCGGTTTGAATTCCCGCCTCAAGCCGGCTGCGGGTAATCAGTTCCTTGAACCGGCTGCGAAACTCGCCAACGAGCTCTTCATAGATCGCCTCTTTGCTCGCAAAGTAAAGATAGAAGGAAGGCTGTGTCAAGCCTGCTTGGGCAACGATGGAGCTGATCTTGGTTCCGTGAAATCCTTGGAGCGCAAATTCGCTTGCCGCTGCACGCAGAAGACGTTCTTTGCTTCTTCTGCCCTTTTCCCCTCTGGCCTTATCCATAGTTCCCTTCACACCTCTTCCAAGTATCCTTAAGTTCGTTCTTGTCACATCCTTGTATTATGCAAGTTATATATGGATTAGGTCAAGCTTGGAAGGTGATAACCGCTTTAGACAAATAGCCGGTAAAGTACCTTGATAACCAAGGAACTCTACCGGCCGCACTTTTAACCATGGACTTATAATTTAAAGCGGCTGACCGTCTCACGAAGCTGCTGTGCCATTTCGTTGAGCGAAGCAACCGAGAAGGCCATCTCTTCCATCGAAGCCTGCTGTTCCTCCGCGGACGACGCCACATTCTGCGTGAAATCAGAGGTTTGCTTCGAAATACTGGACAGCTCGTGCAAGGAGGCCGTCACTTCCTCGGAGCCAGCAGACATTTGTTCGGAGGAAGCGGATACCTCCATAATTTGCCGTGTTACTTCTTCCACGGATTTCACAATGGAAGTGAAGGCCGAGTTCACAGCGGTTACCGTCTCCGACATGCCATCCACTTCTGTGGCACCCTTCTTCATCGCCTTCACAGCTTGTTCCGTTTCCGCTTGAATGACCTGGATCAGCTCATAAATCTTCTCCGTGGAATTCCGGGACTGTTCAGCCAATCCGCGAATCGAATCAGCCACCACCGAGAAACCGCGGCCATGCTCACCCGCCCGCGCCGCTTCAATCGCTGCATTCAGGGCGAGCAGATTCGTCTGCTGTGCAATTTCCGAGATCATACCGGTGATGTTACCAATCTCTTTGGAGAGCTCTCCAAGGTGAAGAATCGTTCCCGAAGCATCGTTAACCGCTTCACGGATTAGTCCCATCTGCTGCAGGTTGCGCTCCACTTGCTCGCCGCCCCGCTCAGCCAGCTGCAGGGCACTCGATGAGGATTCTACCGCAGCGGAAGCCGATTCAGCAATGCGCTGAATCCCCACAGTCATTTCTTCCATGCCTCTTCCGCTCTCCTCCGTGCTTCGCAGCTGGCGTTCACTGCCTGCCGCCACATCCGTAATGGATCTGGTGATGGCTTGAGAAGCCTCCGATGTCTGACGCGAGCCCATCTCAACTGCCTGTGAGGTTCTTGCCATCTCTTCAGAGGAATGATGAATATGCTGTATCATCTCACGGATATTCTCAATCATGAGACCGAAATAGCTAGACAGCTGACCAATTTCATCCTTACGCTTAATATTCGGCGTCTCAGTCAGGTCCCCGGACGCCACCTTTTGCGTTATCCGTGTCAACTGACCAATCGGACGAAGCAGCCAATAGATCAATAAGGTAAGCAGCACAGTGGCAAACAGAGCTACAACAAGGCCAATTACCAGTGCCGACCCAAGTCTTCCCTTTAAATCTGAGAGAATTGTGTTGTAATCGAAATCAAGCCCGACCAGTGCGATCATTTTCCCGGACTCATTCTTCACCGGAGCAATGACACTGATCCATTTCCCTGCTTTGTCCGTATACACCGAAGTGCGGCCAAACCCCGACTTCTTGGCTTTATCTACAGCCTGCTTAAAAGTCTCGCTCATCTCATAAGACGTATAAGGCTTCTGTCCCGTTTTGTAAAGCGCCTGATTTGCCATCAGCAGGGTGAGAGAAGACTTGCCGTCCTTATCTGAAGCTTCTGGGGATAGAAGATATGTATTGGCGATCAGCCCAGTACCGCTGAACATGTCCAGCTTCTGCTGAACCTCTCTGTACCAAATTTGGTTCAAGTCCGCATTGGAATCCGTCTTCAGGCGCATAAGCGTCTGCTCTAGTGTGCTCGCCTGCTGCTCTAACGGCTTCTGAATAAGCACCAGGTCGGATTTCAATTGGGAGTAATATAAAGTCCTCTGCTGATTATAGGACAGTATGACTAGCACGATAATCACTAGAATAATGCTGATAATGGTCAAACCGCTTAATCTGGTGATCATACTTCCTTGAAGCCGTTTTAGCTTTTGTTGTAGCATTATTTCACTTCCACCCTTTCTCTCTTAATTCCCTCTTCCTATTATTGTCGTCATTCCAATTGGAAAAGTTTAGATTTTCTTTAAGAGTTTTCTGTAAAAATACGAAAAAAACCGGGATATAGATCCCGGATTCCTTACAATTAATAGGACTTTTGAAGCTTTTTACAGTGAAGGGTTTACAGTTGAATCTGCAGACCCCCCTGTATAATAACGAGTAGTCCTCTCACGTTTGAGGTTGGAGATTTCCTTCAGCCCCGCCCCCATGACAGCAAAAGCGATGACCCAAGAAATTAGCATAAGCAGCAGCTGCAAGAAGGGAATCTCGGTTGAAGTGAACCAAGGCATATCCCAGAGCGCATGCAGCAGGGCCACAATGCCGAACATACGCAGGAAGCGCAGATCCTTCAGCATAGACCAGGCAAAGGGCTGATCTCCCTTCACCATGCACAGAGCAGCACCGGACAAAGCTGCCCAGACAATATGTCCGCCTGGAGCCAGAACCCCTCGCCAGAAGATGGTGGTGTACATCGTATGCATGTCCCCGTACAGTGCCATCCTCAGCGCGTATCCGGCCGATTCAAACGCTGCAAACCCTGCGCCGATCGCTGAGCCGATGAGCAGCCCGTTCAGTATGTAAGGATACTTTTGCTTGCGGAGAAACCAGAGGATCACCAGCACCTTGGCCGCTTCCTCCACAAGCCCGATGATAACGACACTTCCCTGATTGCCAATCTGGTCGAAAATAAAGACCGCAGCGACCAGCGACAACACGCCACCGACAAAAAGCATCTTGATCACCTGGTAGATCGAGATATTGCGTGGAGCGTTCATCTCCCAGAAGAAGATCAAAATGGTAAAGGGAACAGCAAAGGACCCCATAGTGATTAGGCCCGGCAGAAAATTAATGTTATGGAACTGTTCCACCCCTATGTATAGGCCGAAATACAAAAGGGCTACCAGCGCAAAGACACGGGCAAACAGCCAGGGCTTGGGCCACGTCTCCGCCACCTCCCAAATTCCCGGCGTAGTTCGCGTCGTGCCAACGAAGAACAGCCTTTCTGCTTCCTCTTCCGTATGCTTTGCGAATACGCGGGAGAATACCTCTCTAAGCTTCAGCTCAGTAGGTGTGCTAACACCAGCAGCCCGGTTGATCTGGTCCGCAATATTCCCCATGACTCCGCGGAGCGAAGGCTCGGATGCCTCAGGCCCCCTTGCCTCCTGCCCGGAGGTTTCTAGATTTAACCGCGCTCCGCATGAGGAGCAGAAATTGGCCCCTTCCATACGGTAATGATCGCACTGCGGACAGCTCATTGGCCCCCTCCTAACGGAACAACCTCTACCTGGGCCTGCTTGCCGCTCACTGCAATGCCTGTCTTGGCCCATCCTGCCTCCTTAAGATCGCGAAGCAGCTCCTCCAGCAGGGCTTTGGCGCGCGCTCCCTCTTTGCCTGTGAGCTTCACATTCAACAGCACGCGATCCCCGCCTTGAAGCAGCTTCAGCGCCTGATTGCGCTTCGTCTCATAATCATGGTCCTCAATGGACGGCGTAAGCCGAATCTCCTTCAGCTTTGATTCTCGGCCTTCGCGGCGCGCCTGCTGTGCTTCCTGTCTCACGGCTCCCGCTCCAATCAGCCGGCAGGGCGGCGGACTCTGCATCAGAGAATCGCACACCAGATCCACCCGAAGCTGCTTCGCCAGCGCCAGTGCTTCCACTGTGGGGACGATCCCCAAGTCCTCTCCGTTAATTCCGGTTAATCGTACCTCCGAAGCTTTGATCTTCTCGTTCTTGATCATTTGTGATTCACCGAGCCTTTCGTTATATTTAAGGATATCATCCGGACCCGGATGACAGTTCACCTGAAAATTAAGACCTTTCATTATCTCATAAGGAGACTATATTATGAATTCAAAAGAAAGAGAAGAACGTATTATTCAAAGCTACCGTGAAGATGAGCAGATGATGATCCTTGTATTTGCCCAGTGGTGCGTCAATCATGATCTAGATCCGGCCGAGCTGTACAGAAGAGCCTATCCCCAGCAGGAGGAGAACACCGCATTGCAGCAAGCTATAGAGCTTACCGTTCCGAAGGAAGAAGCCGGGGAGATCGGCGATCAGACGCTGCTAGACGTGCTGTCCATGTACGAGAACGAAGACCTTGCTATTGTCGTTACAGAGGAAATTTCCAAGCGGCCTAAATAATATGTACCCAAGGCAGCCCCGTTGAATTTTGTGTGAACCGGGAATATCCCTTATCCTGCCAAGCGATACTAAGCCCATCTCCTATTGAATAATGGAAGGGGGCCTAGTCCATGGATAAACGCTTGAGCCTGCTGATGTTCAGCGGGGATTATGACAAAGCGATGGCCGGACTGATTCTGGCGAATACCGCACGGGATATGGGGATGGAGGTTACCATGTTCTTTGCCTTCTGGGGTCTGTCCCTGATCAGAGACCCGGACAAGATGACCTTGGAGGATAAGACAGCCTATGAGAAGATGCTGGATCTGTTCACACCCAAAGGACCGGAGGCTCTGCCGATGTCCCGCATGAACTTTAGCGGGCTTGGAAAGTGGATGCTGGAAGAAATGATGGAGGAGCAGGATGCGCCGCGGCTGATTCATTTTCTGAAAGGAGCCCGCAAGAAGCAGGTCAAGTTCTATGCCTGCAAGCTGTCTGTCGACATCATGGGCTTTAAGCAGGAGGAATTTCTGCCGGAGACAGAAATTGTCGAGGCCAAGGTTTACCTGGAGGACGCCCTGACCTCGGACATTCAGCTGTTCATTTAACATGGATAAGCCTAGAAACATAGGCTTTAACCCAGATCCCTGCCGCCGCATACACTGTAGCAAATCAGTAGAACACGGCAGGGGGAAAATCAAGCATGCCTACCCAGAATCATCACCAGCATCTCAGCCCGGAAAACTTAGAACAGCACTTCGCTGCTTACCGGCAGCAAATTATCGGGATTGATCAAGCCTTCGCCACACCCTACGGCGACCGCAAAATTCTATATGCCGATTGGGCGGCTTCAGGCCGCCTGTATACACCGATCGAGCACAAGCTGTCCGAATGGCTCGGTCCCTTCGCCGCGAATCCGCACACCGAGTCCAACCTGACCGGCTCGATCATGACCCAGGCCTACGAGGAGGCAAAGCGGATCATCAAGCGCCATGTGCACGCTGCCGAGGATGATATCGTTCTGTTCACCGGAGCAGGCATGACGGGGGCCGTGAACAAGCTTCAGCGCCTGCTCGGCCTGAAGGTTCCCACCTGGATCAGCCGGACCCTCAAGCTCCCAGAGGAGGACAGACCGATCGTGTTCGTCACCCATATGGAGCATCACTCCAACCAGCTGTCCTGGGCGGAGAGCATTGCTGATGTGGCCCTGCTGGAGCCGGGCGGAGACGGGCTTGTCGATCCTGAGCAGCTGGAACAGCTGCTCAGGCAGCATCGGCACCGTCGCTGCAAGATCGGCGCCTTCACCGCCGGCTCCAACGTCACCGGCCTGCGCACGCCCTACCGCGCGCTAGCCCGCAAGATGCATGAGCATGGCGGCTTGTGCTTTGTCGATTTTGCCGCCAGTGCGCCCTATGATCCGATCGACATGCACCCAGAGGGTGCGCCGCTTGAGGATCTGGACGGGATCTTCTTCTCGCCGCACAAATTTCTGGGCGGGCCAGGGGGCGCCGGCGTCCTCGTCGTGAACAGCCGGCTGTGCCCCGGGCCCGTGCCTGATAGCCCGGGCGGCGGCACCGTCCTCTGGACGGATCTCTGGGGCGGGCGGGATTATGTGCCTCGCGCCGAGGTGCGCGAAGACGGCGGCACGCCCGGCGTACTCCAGGCGGCGAAGGCCGCCCTGGCCGTCCAGCTGAAAGAGTCGATGGGGCTAAGCCAGATCCGCCAGCGCGAACAGCAGCTGACAACACAGCTGCTGGAGGGACTGATGAATATTCCCCAGGTTTATGTACTGGAGGGGGAGAAGCAGGACCGGCTTGGCGTCGTGTCCATTCTGTTTAGAGACATTCACTACAACCTCGCTGTCAAGCTGCTGAACGACCACTACGGCATCCAGGCCCGCGGAGGCTGTTCCTGCGCCGGGCCTTACGGGCATTACCTGCTGGGGCTGACTCCTGCGGAGTCACAGCGAATTCGCAAAGCTGTCATAGCCGGAGATCTATCCGCCAAGCCCGGATGGGTCCGGTTCTCTCTTCATCCCTCTATGACTTCGGCCGAGATCCACAGCTTGATCCGGGCCGTGCAGGCCATCGCGCTGGAAGGCCATAAATGGATGACCGATTATACCTACAATCCGGCTGCCAATGAGTGGCGCCATGTCCGATTTGCCCCGGCTGCCGACCAGGAATACCGCAGCCTCACACCTGGCCTCCCGGGGTTATTTCAACTGTAAGCTTATCCTTGCAGCGCCTTGCGCACAGTCAGAATATACTTCGACTGATCGAGCGGGTTCACTCCCCGGCGGGGACGCTCTGCCTTCACGTCCTCCGGACATTCTTCGTACCCTGCAAAGAAGGTAGCCATCGTCCCTCTCCCCTTGGTCAGGGATCCAAGCTCCACCGGATATTCCATTGATGTGGCCAAAGGAACGCGCCCTTCGATCATCATGCGATCTCCCAGCAGCTGTGGCGGCTCAAAGGTGCCCCGCATTTGAATCAGGTCATTCATGACACGTCCCCCATTCTCTTCCGGCACCGTAATGCGAAAATTTAGGATCGGCTCAAGCAGCCGGGTCCCGATCCGCGCCAGGCCATCCATAATGCCCATAGGGGTAGCTACCGCGAAATCCAAAGGGTGCGTGTGCCACACATGATGCTCTCCCTCGGTCAGGGTGATCTTCACATCTACCACTTCCCAGCCGTACAGACCTTGCTGCAGCGCCTCAGGGACACGGCGGGCCACCTCATTCTGATATTGCGGGAGAAGGTCCTCTGCCCGAACTCGGGCTTCGTAAGCAATCCCGCTGCCACGAGGCCCCGGCTCCATGGCAAATCGCAGAATAGCCCAGCAAGGCTTCGGCATCGTATAGGCAATAAATCCTTCTCCGGCTCCCTTCAGGGTCTCCTTATAAATAACGGAAGGCTGACCAAAGCGCACCTTAAGCTGATACCTGCTCTCCAGCACACTGATTAGCATCTCCAGCTGGATCGGGCCCATGACCTTCACATGCAGCTCACGCTCGTCCTGCATCCACTGCACATCCAGAAGCGGATCTTCATCGGATAACTCCTGAAGCGCCTGCACCAGCTTGGGGTAATCCGCTTCATTTAGCCAGTGCGCCTGCACAGTCAACAGCGGCACAGCCAGCCGCGCTTCCTCCGGAATACCGTGAGGGTCGCCGAGAATATCGCCAATGCGCACATTCGCCATCCCGCAGACGGCGGCAATGTCCCCGGCTTCAAGGCATCCGGCATCCTCTGAGCGTCCGCCCTCAACCCTTCGAATTTGCGTAACCTTCTCTTCAATATTTTGCGTATGATTGCGGATGCTGTCCCGGTTACGAATGGTGCCCGCATACAGCCGGACAAAGGCCATCCGGCCCATCGCCTTGTCCCGCTCAATCTTGAAGACGATGCCGGAGACCGGAGCATCGGCTGCGCCCTTAGGCTCCGGCAAATACTCCAGCATGGCATCCATAAGCTGGGTAATGCCGATTCCCTTGCCGGAGGCTCCATAGAGGAGCGGATACCATTCCGCTTTGCGCGTAAGCCGCGCAGCCTCTTCCCTCCACTTTGCCGCAGAAATGTGCTCGCCTTCCAGGTACCGTGCAAGCAACTCTTCATTTGGCTCAGCGATGCTCTCTAGCAGGGAAGTAGGCTCCTTGCCGGAGGCAGCGTCCACGTCTTCCCATAAATCTTCAATCCCGCGAAAATCCTGAGCCTCTCCCAGCGGACGCTGAATAGGCGTCACGGCAGAGGATAAATATTTGTGAATATCCTCAAGCACGGCAGCTGCGCGAACTCCAGTGCGGTCCATTTTGTTGACATACACAATGGTGGGGATCTTCAGCTTGCAGAGCGCATTCCAAATCAATTCCGTCTGGGCCTGCACTCCCTCTGCGGCAGATACAATTAACACCGCTCCATCCATCACCCTTAATGAACGTTCTACTTCGGATAGAAAGTCAACGTGTCCCGGAGTATCGACCAGGTTCACCTGAACCCCCTTCCATGTGAAGGAGGTGGTGGCTGCCCTTACGGAGATGCCGCGTTCTTTTTCAATATCCAGCCAGTCCGTCACCGCCGTCCCCGAGTCCACACTCCCCAAGGTCCGCGTCCGGCCGCTTTCGTATAAAATATGCTCTGTCGTTGTCGTCTTTCCGGCATCGACATGCGCAAAAATTCCTATATTTCGCTTCAGCTTTCCTGGATGGGTCATGGTGAGTTTCTCCTATAAATGAAAAGGTTTTCTCCCCCTATTGTATTACAATCGCTGCCGGTTGAAAAAGAGAGGACAGCAAAAAGACCGCCTCCTGCCTAGGGGCAGGAAAGCGGTCTGAATTCGCGTATGCGATTAGTAAGCCAGTGCGAACAGGCCTTTGATATGTGCCAGATAGCGCATATTACTTGCTTCTTTCATCAGGGAAGCCGGCATCCCTTTCAGACGGGTAGAGCTTCCGCCTACCATTGCGATTCCGTCTTTACGTCCAAGGCTTCCGAGTGTACCGGAGCTTACATAATGGAAGGATTCCATGGTGCCGCCCTTGAGGAATGCAGACAGATTATAACCTACAGTTTCACCCATGTGCCAAGCGATTTGCGCTGTTGGCGGGTAAGGGCGCTCAGCGCCAGGAGCAAAGACAACTGCGCTGTCGCCTGCAAGGAAGATATCCTTGTGGGAAGTCGATTGAAGAGTCTCCGTAACGGTCGCACGGCCACGGTTCACTTCAATGCCGCACTCGGCAACGATCGAGTTGCCTTGCACGCCGCCGGTCCATACCAGCGTGGAAGTCTCGATGGAACGTCCGTCCTTCAGGAAGACTTCCTTCTCTTTCATTTCGGTAATTGGCACGCCCGTCACGAATTTCACGCCGCGCTTCTCAAGGCTAGTCGTAGCACGCTCTACAAGCTCAGCAGGGAATCCAGCCAGAATGGTTGGTCCAGCTTCTACACAGTAGAGAGAAACTTCGTTGAAGTCGATGCCTCTTTTACGGCACATTTCCGGAAGTTCGTCCGCAAATTCACCGACAAGCTCTACACCTGTCAAGCCTCCGCCGCCAATTACAATGGTAGCGTCCGCTTTGTTCTTGGATACCTTGTAAGCATCCAGGCGCTCTTCAACCTGTCTGAAGACGCGATGCGCCTCGTCAACAGATTTCAGTGTCAAGCTGTACTCCTTCAGTCCTGGAATTCCGAAGAATGCTGTTTCACTTCCAAGAGCGATAACCAAGGCGTCATAGCTGTATGTAGCTCCGCCAGCAAGCTGAACCTTCTTCTCATCCGGCTTAATGGATTGAACCGAGTCAACCACGAGGTTGATATTCTTTCCGCGGAAGAGCTTCTCCAGAGGTAGAGCTACTGCCTTCTCGTTGATGTTACCTGCCGCCAAACGGTGGAGCTCTGTAATAATCTGATGGGTCGGAAAACGGTTCACAACTGTGATTGTCGCCTCGTCTGCACTTAGGTATTCCCGAGCCGTCAATGCGCTCAGCAATCCGCCGTATCCGCCGCCCAAAATCAAAATTTGCTTCGACATATCCATCCTCCATTCTGTATTCTGCCTGTATCGTAACGTTCAATAATTAACGCTGTTGTTTGTTGCGATCGGACAAGATGTCCAGGTAAGCCTGGCCAAAGCGCAGAGCCTTCTGTACATTAGGGTCTTTCAGCATCTTGAGCATTCCGAACAAGCCGATTGAAGACTGATCATTCTGTGCGCGGTCATTGGCTTCAATCGCTGCAGAAGCAGCACCTTTGACTTTACCAATCACAGGACCAGCAACGCCGCTAAAGCCTGCCTTGATATCATCAACGAACACCTTGTCACCGGCAAGACTATTTGCAACATCATAGAACTTGGTCAGGACAGTAACCATCTCAGTAAGCTTAGGCAAATTCTCCACGAGGGTTGTCAACGATTGCTGCACCTCGGGCTTCATCAATTGGTCAAGCACATCATTGGTTTCCGGCGCAGCCGCTGGAACTTGCGCAGACTCATTTTGATTCATAGTTTGTGACATTTGGAACGTCCTCCTTTGCAATGAAATAATAGTCCGTTAAACTGGGGCACCTTGTAAATAAGGATATTCCCTAAATGAATACCTGCCTGCTTCTGCGGAAGGATTAGTAACCCCCGCTCTCGTAAGTCAATTACCCATAAAAAAGAGCCCTTACGCTTGGGCTTGCCAAAAAACGGACGGCCGCTAACGGTTCTTTATTCTGGGTTCATATCTGACAAATTTGTGAATAGTCACAGGCCGAACGGAACTCTATATCCTTATATTACACCTTTTAAATATCAAGATAAATTATTTTTTTTACTTTTCACCATTTTTCACAAACAAAATATGCGCTTTAGCCTTGCATTTTCTGAATATACCCGACTTATTCTCTGTATTTCATACATTTTCCACAAATTTCAACCCCATCGGTCACTTTGTTAACTTGTTGTAACAGATGGCCTATATGTAATATACGCCAAAGCATTAGAAATTATTTTTAGCACTTCATACTTTTTCGAAATCCGGCGGCAGACCATTGGTTTCCCCCATCTGGCCACCGCCCAGGACAATTAAGACAATAGCGGCCGGTTGCCGTAGAATTCACTAAGCTCAGCAGCCGCTTTACCGAGGATGTCGCTGCTGAACCCTGGCAGCTGCTCAATGCTGTGAATACGTTCTTCCAGGGTCAGCTCTGCTTTGCCTCCAATGAATAAGCCCCACTGCACCAGCTGAGCAACGCAGAGATCAAACTGCATTTGGCTATAGTAAATTTGCGCTTTGCGGTAATGGCTGCCTGCATGCCCCATATCCAAACTCAAAGCACGGTCGTACTCCTGAAGGGCCAGCTCCTCCCTGTCCATCTCCTGATAAATGACGCCCAGGTTGTAATATTTGATCGCCTGCTCCGGCATATCCTCGTTAAAACGTCTGATATCTTTCAAAGCCGCCTCGTAATCGCCCAGCCTGTAGCTGGCCTGCCCGCGCAGATAGATAAGATCCCGGTTCCCCGGATCCTTCTCCATTCCGAGCGTAGCCATTCGCACCGCACTGTCCCACTGCTCCAGCTCCATGTAGCATTCCCCCATGGTCTCATACAGCTCAGCATCGGATTCCAGGCTGATTCCGAGCGCCCGGCTGAGGCTCGAAATAGCCAACTCCCATTGATGCAGACCTTTAAGAACATAGCCTGCGGCCTTGTGATAGTACGGCGTCTGCGCAAAGGCTTGATCCAGCGCAGGAATGACTTCGAGATCCTTCCAAGCTTCTTCAAATCGGTGCTGAACAAAATAGATAAAGCTGCGCTTGAGTCGGAAATCCGGAATGTCTTCAAGCTCGATCGCTCTGGTATAGGCCTGTTCCGCTTCTTCAGCTTGGTACATTTGCTTGTAGATTTCACCTTGCTGAATATAATTCAGCGGATCATCCTCTTCGATTGCAATGAGCTGCAGATTGGCTTGCAGGGCCTGTTCAGCCTTCTCCTCTCTTAAGTATGACTCCGCAAGAAGATAATAAGGAATCGCGAGGTCAGGCTGAATCGCAATCAGCGCCTCCAGCTCGGCACGAGCCTGTTCCTCCAGCCCTTGATCACGATACAAAGCTGAGTGTT from Paenibacillus sp. CAA11 encodes:
- a CDS encoding aminotransferase class V-fold PLP-dependent enzyme; translation: MPTQNHHQHLSPENLEQHFAAYRQQIIGIDQAFATPYGDRKILYADWAASGRLYTPIEHKLSEWLGPFAANPHTESNLTGSIMTQAYEEAKRIIKRHVHAAEDDIVLFTGAGMTGAVNKLQRLLGLKVPTWISRTLKLPEEDRPIVFVTHMEHHSNQLSWAESIADVALLEPGGDGLVDPEQLEQLLRQHRHRRCKIGAFTAGSNVTGLRTPYRALARKMHEHGGLCFVDFAASAPYDPIDMHPEGAPLEDLDGIFFSPHKFLGGPGGAGVLVVNSRLCPGPVPDSPGGGTVLWTDLWGGRDYVPRAEVREDGGTPGVLQAAKAALAVQLKESMGLSQIRQREQQLTTQLLEGLMNIPQVYVLEGEKQDRLGVVSILFRDIHYNLAVKLLNDHYGIQARGGCSCAGPYGHYLLGLTPAESQRIRKAVIAGDLSAKPGWVRFSLHPSMTSAEIHSLIRAVQAIALEGHKWMTDYTYNPAANEWRHVRFAPAADQEYRSLTPGLPGLFQL
- a CDS encoding methyl-accepting chemotaxis protein, with product MLQQKLKRLQGSMITRLSGLTIISIILVIIVLVILSYNQQRTLYYSQLKSDLVLIQKPLEQQASTLEQTLMRLKTDSNADLNQIWYREVQQKLDMFSGTGLIANTYLLSPEASDKDGKSSLTLLMANQALYKTGQKPYTSYEMSETFKQAVDKAKKSGFGRTSVYTDKAGKWISVIAPVKNESGKMIALVGLDFDYNTILSDLKGRLGSALVIGLVVALFATVLLTLLIYWLLRPIGQLTRITQKVASGDLTETPNIKRKDEIGQLSSYFGLMIENIREMIQHIHHSSEEMARTSQAVEMGSRQTSEASQAITRSITDVAAGSERQLRSTEESGRGMEEMTVGIQRIAESASAAVESSSSALQLAERGGEQVERNLQQMGLIREAVNDASGTILHLGELSKEIGNITGMISEIAQQTNLLALNAAIEAARAGEHGRGFSVVADSIRGLAEQSRNSTEKIYELIQVIQAETEQAVKAMKKGATEVDGMSETVTAVNSAFTSIVKSVEEVTRQIMEVSASSEQMSAGSEEVTASLHELSSISKQTSDFTQNVASSAEEQQASMEEMAFSVASLNEMAQQLRETVSRFKL
- a CDS encoding PrsW family glutamic-type intramembrane protease, with product MSCPQCDHYRMEGANFCSSCGARLNLETSGQEARGPEASEPSLRGVMGNIADQINRAAGVSTPTELKLREVFSRVFAKHTEEEAERLFFVGTTRTTPGIWEVAETWPKPWLFARVFALVALLYFGLYIGVEQFHNINFLPGLITMGSFAVPFTILIFFWEMNAPRNISIYQVIKMLFVGGVLSLVAAVFIFDQIGNQGSVVIIGLVEEAAKVLVILWFLRKQKYPYILNGLLIGSAIGAGFAAFESAGYALRMALYGDMHTMYTTIFWRGVLAPGGHIVWAALSGAALCMVKGDQPFAWSMLKDLRFLRMFGIVALLHALWDMPWFTSTEIPFLQLLLMLISWVIAFAVMGAGLKEISNLKRERTTRYYTGGSADSTVNPSL
- a CDS encoding TetR/AcrR family transcriptional regulator; the encoded protein is MDKARGEKGRRSKERLLRAAASEFALQGFHGTKISSIVAQAGLTQPSFYLYFASKEAIYEELVGEFRSRFKELITRSRLEAGIQTEHLPARIKAGLERIFSFFILHGDLTRIGLRAAGEADEIKAEIAEMMQENLIVEQEAGYFRNDLDMEIASAALMGVIEQLTFTYLLTGYKDASSLAGQVVEIFFNGMMATDE
- the infC gene encoding translation initiation factor IF-3 gives rise to the protein MIKNEKIKASEVRLTGINGEDLGIVPTVEALALAKQLRVDLVCDSLMQSPPPCRLIGAGAVRQEAQQARREGRESKLKEIRLTPSIEDHDYETKRNQALKLLQGGDRVLLNVKLTGKEGARAKALLEELLRDLKEAGWAKTGIAVSGKQAQVEVVPLGGGQ
- a CDS encoding DsrE/DsrF/DrsH-like family protein, which encodes MDKRLSLLMFSGDYDKAMAGLILANTARDMGMEVTMFFAFWGLSLIRDPDKMTLEDKTAYEKMLDLFTPKGPEALPMSRMNFSGLGKWMLEEMMEEQDAPRLIHFLKGARKKQVKFYACKLSVDIMGFKQEEFLPETEIVEAKVYLEDALTSDIQLFI
- a CDS encoding GTP-binding protein — protein: MTHPGKLKRNIGIFAHVDAGKTTTTEHILYESGRTRTLGSVDSGTAVTDWLDIEKERGISVRAATTSFTWKGVQVNLVDTPGHVDFLSEVERSLRVMDGAVLIVSAAEGVQAQTELIWNALCKLKIPTIVYVNKMDRTGVRAAAVLEDIHKYLSSAVTPIQRPLGEAQDFRGIEDLWEDVDAASGKEPTSLLESIAEPNEELLARYLEGEHISAAKWREEAARLTRKAEWYPLLYGASGKGIGITQLMDAMLEYLPEPKGAADAPVSGIVFKIERDKAMGRMAFVRLYAGTIRNRDSIRNHTQNIEEKVTQIRRVEGGRSEDAGCLEAGDIAAVCGMANVRIGDILGDPHGIPEEARLAVPLLTVQAHWLNEADYPKLVQALQELSDEDPLLDVQWMQDERELHVKVMGPIQLEMLISVLESRYQLKVRFGQPSVIYKETLKGAGEGFIAYTMPKPCWAILRFAMEPGPRGSGIAYEARVRAEDLLPQYQNEVARRVPEALQQGLYGWEVVDVKITLTEGEHHVWHTHPLDFAVATPMGIMDGLARIGTRLLEPILNFRITVPEENGGRVMNDLIQMRGTFEPPQLLGDRMMIEGRVPLATSMEYPVELGSLTKGRGTMATFFAGYEECPEDVKAERPRRGVNPLDQSKYILTVRKALQG